A single window of Flavobacterium sp. 140616W15 DNA harbors:
- the ald gene encoding alanine dehydrogenase, with protein MIIGVPKEIKNNENRVAVTPAGASEMKKHGHVVYVQATAGLGSGFSDEEYTAAGAQVLATIEEVYAIAEMIIKVKEPIASEYDLIKKDQLLFTYFHFASSEPLTHAMIEKGAVCLAYETVEKTDRSLPLLVPMSEVAGRMSIQQGAKYLEKPLKGRGILLGGVPGVPPAKVLVLGGGIVGTQAAKMAAGLGAQVTIMDVSLARLRQLDDIMPANVNTEMSNHYNITKAIADADLVVGAVLIPGAKAPHLVTRDMLKLMRPGTVVVDVAVDQGGCIETCTPTTHENPTFIIDDIVHYCVANMPGAVPYTSTLALTNATLPYALQLANKGWQKACNENEELRKGLNIANGKILYKGVAEAWNLPYNEELVLANV; from the coding sequence GTGTAGCTGTTACACCAGCTGGTGCTTCTGAAATGAAAAAACATGGGCATGTTGTTTATGTTCAAGCAACTGCAGGTTTAGGAAGTGGATTTAGCGATGAGGAGTACACAGCGGCTGGAGCTCAGGTTCTAGCAACTATTGAAGAGGTATATGCTATTGCTGAAATGATCATTAAAGTAAAAGAGCCTATTGCTTCTGAATATGACTTAATCAAAAAAGATCAATTATTATTTACATACTTTCACTTTGCTTCATCAGAGCCGTTAACACATGCTATGATCGAAAAAGGAGCTGTATGTTTAGCTTATGAAACTGTTGAAAAAACAGATCGTAGCTTACCTTTATTAGTTCCAATGTCAGAAGTTGCTGGACGTATGTCTATCCAACAAGGAGCAAAATACCTTGAGAAGCCATTAAAAGGAAGAGGAATTCTTTTAGGAGGTGTTCCTGGTGTTCCTCCTGCTAAAGTATTAGTCCTTGGTGGTGGAATCGTAGGTACTCAAGCTGCAAAAATGGCTGCTGGTTTAGGAGCTCAAGTTACTATCATGGATGTAAGTTTAGCACGTCTACGTCAGTTAGATGATATTATGCCTGCAAATGTAAATACAGAAATGTCTAACCATTATAATATCACTAAAGCAATTGCTGATGCTGATTTAGTAGTTGGAGCTGTTTTAATTCCAGGAGCAAAAGCACCTCACTTAGTTACTCGTGATATGCTTAAATTAATGCGTCCAGGAACTGTTGTTGTAGATGTTGCTGTTGACCAAGGTGGATGTATCGAAACTTGTACTCCTACAACTCACGAAAACCCAACTTTTATTATTGATGATATCGTACACTACTGTGTGGCTAATATGCCTGGTGCTGTACCTTACACATCTACGCTTGCTTTAACTAATGCTACTCTTCCTTATGCTTTACAATTAGCTAATAAAGGATGGCAAAAAGCATGTAACGAAAATGAAGAATTAAGAAAAGGATTAAATATCGCAAATGGAAAAATTCTTTATAAAGGAGTTGCCGAAGCTTGGAATCTTCCTTATAATGAAGAATTAGTGTTAGCAAACGTATAA
- a CDS encoding APC family permease, with protein MQENKPEDFKRELGLLDGTMLVVGSMIGSGIFIVSADIARQVGSAGWLTLIWLISGLITVIAAVSYGELSAMFPKAGGQYVYLKEAYNKLIAFLYGWSFFAVIQTGTIAAVGVAFAKFAAYIYEPFSDENILFEIGSFDLNAAQLVSIVTIVLLTYINSRGVRNSKILQTVLTIIKILSLLGLIVFGLTLGAKASVWDANWVDGWSTRAFDADTKSWFPIGGTALLTGISAAMVGSLFSSDAWNGVTFIAGEIKNPKRNVGFSLFLGTFIVTIIYVLTNLMYLAVIPFDEIATAKSDRVAVVASQYIFGNIGTLIIAIMIMISTFACNNGLIMAGARVYYTMAKDGLFFKKAAILNESSVPAWALWAQCIWASALCLTGKYGDLLDFVIIIVLIFYILTIYGIFILRKKMPNAERPYKAFGYPFLPILYILVASAICICLLLTKFSTCGWGVLIMLTGIPVYYLTKPKE; from the coding sequence GGTTAACCTTAATATGGTTGATCTCAGGGTTGATTACTGTTATTGCAGCAGTGAGTTATGGAGAGCTAAGTGCTATGTTCCCAAAAGCAGGTGGGCAGTATGTTTACTTAAAAGAGGCTTATAACAAATTAATAGCTTTTCTGTATGGGTGGAGCTTTTTTGCAGTTATCCAAACGGGTACAATTGCAGCTGTAGGTGTTGCTTTTGCGAAATTTGCAGCTTATATCTATGAACCTTTTAGTGATGAGAATATTCTTTTTGAAATTGGTTCTTTTGATTTAAATGCGGCTCAATTGGTTTCTATCGTTACGATTGTTTTGTTAACGTATATTAATAGTCGAGGAGTTAGGAACAGTAAAATTCTTCAAACTGTCTTGACAATTATTAAAATTTTATCACTTTTAGGATTAATTGTTTTTGGATTAACGCTTGGGGCAAAAGCTTCTGTTTGGGATGCTAATTGGGTAGATGGTTGGTCTACAAGAGCTTTTGATGCAGATACTAAATCTTGGTTTCCAATAGGGGGAACAGCATTACTTACAGGTATTTCGGCTGCTATGGTTGGATCTTTGTTTTCTAGTGATGCTTGGAATGGAGTGACTTTTATTGCAGGAGAAATTAAAAATCCAAAACGGAATGTAGGTTTTAGTTTGTTTTTAGGAACTTTTATAGTTACAATTATCTATGTTTTGACAAATTTAATGTATTTAGCTGTTATTCCTTTTGACGAAATTGCTACGGCAAAATCAGATAGAGTAGCTGTAGTGGCATCACAATATATTTTTGGTAATATCGGAACGTTAATTATTGCAATTATGATTATGATTTCGACTTTTGCTTGTAATAACGGCTTAATTATGGCTGGTGCGAGAGTGTATTATACAATGGCTAAGGATGGTTTGTTTTTTAAGAAAGCAGCTATTTTAAATGAATCTAGTGTTCCTGCTTGGGCTTTATGGGCACAATGTATTTGGGCTTCGGCTTTATGCCTGACAGGAAAGTATGGTGACTTACTTGATTTTGTGATTATCATTGTTTTAATATTTTACATTCTAACGATATACGGAATATTTATTTTACGCAAGAAAATGCCAAATGCAGAGAGACCTTATAAAGCTTTTGGCTATCCATTCTTGCCTATTTTGTATATTCTAGTAGCGTCAGCAATTTGTATTTGCTTGTTGCTTACCAAATTTTCTACATGTGGTTGGGGCGTTTTAATTATGCTAACAGGAATTCCAGTATATTATTTGACGAAGCCGAAAGAATAA